A genomic window from Gemmatimonadaceae bacterium includes:
- a CDS encoding heavy metal-responsive transcriptional regulator, translating into MELPMRIGALASAAGVGVQTLRYYERRGLLKAKGRTASGYREYAADAVRRVVFIRRAQAMGFTLDEIHHLLELRVRSARRCEPVRRSAVSARERVRERLAALQRMDTILERLIHACDARQVTEECPILEALEPDGRM; encoded by the coding sequence ATGGAACTACCCATGCGCATCGGGGCGCTCGCGTCCGCGGCTGGTGTCGGCGTGCAAACGCTGCGGTACTATGAGCGTCGAGGGCTGCTGAAGGCCAAAGGGCGGACCGCCAGCGGGTACCGCGAATACGCCGCCGACGCAGTGCGCCGCGTGGTGTTCATCCGGCGCGCCCAAGCGATGGGGTTCACGCTCGATGAGATTCACCATTTGCTCGAACTGCGCGTGCGGTCGGCCCGTCGCTGCGAGCCCGTCAGGCGGTCCGCCGTCAGTGCGCGGGAGCGTGTCCGCGAGCGACTGGCGGCGCTGCAACGGATGGACACCATCCTTGAGCGATTGATTCACGCGTGTGATGCACGCCAAGTCACCGAAGAGTGCCCCATACTCGAAGCGCTCGAACCCGACGGGAGGATGTAG
- a CDS encoding IS110 family transposase yields the protein MIGIDLHKRESQLCILDGQGGVTERRIVTSRDRFTAVLGARPPARILVEASTESEWVACHLEALGHEVVVADPNFAPMYATRSRRVKTDKRDARTLADALRLGAYRPAHRVSAARRHVRAELAVREALVRTRTRCIALAKALVRRDGLRVPNSTAAWFVERLTALPLSPVLAAELAPLIAVLAPLNVQIAAADARIAALGRTDPIVALLQTAPAVGPVTSSGIVAIADDIGRFPSAHQFEAFLGLVPGERSSGEKRRLGHITKAGNRRARYLLVEAAWRILRSKSSDTAVLRAWAQRILHRRGTKIAAVALARRLAGILYAMWRDQRAYDAGHLRTPQPVPASAA from the coding sequence ATGATAGGCATCGATCTCCACAAGCGCGAGAGCCAGCTCTGCATCCTCGACGGGCAGGGCGGCGTCACCGAACGACGCATCGTCACGAGCCGTGACCGCTTCACCGCGGTGCTGGGCGCGCGTCCGCCCGCGCGGATCCTCGTCGAGGCGTCGACCGAGAGCGAGTGGGTCGCGTGTCACCTGGAGGCGCTGGGCCACGAGGTGGTCGTCGCCGACCCGAACTTCGCGCCGATGTACGCCACGCGCAGCCGGCGGGTGAAGACGGACAAGCGCGATGCGCGGACCCTGGCTGACGCGCTCCGGCTCGGCGCCTATCGTCCGGCGCACCGCGTCTCGGCGGCGCGGCGGCATGTGCGCGCCGAGTTGGCGGTGCGCGAGGCCTTGGTCCGCACACGCACGCGATGCATCGCGCTCGCCAAGGCCCTCGTGCGCCGCGACGGCCTGCGCGTGCCGAACAGCACGGCCGCGTGGTTTGTCGAACGACTCACCGCGCTCCCGCTCTCGCCGGTGCTGGCGGCCGAGCTGGCGCCCTTGATCGCGGTGCTCGCCCCGCTGAACGTGCAGATCGCGGCCGCCGACGCGCGCATCGCGGCGCTCGGGCGGACGGACCCGATCGTCGCGCTGCTGCAGACGGCCCCCGCCGTCGGGCCGGTGACGTCCAGCGGCATCGTCGCGATCGCGGATGACATCGGCCGGTTCCCGTCGGCGCACCAGTTCGAGGCCTTCCTCGGGTTGGTGCCCGGGGAGCGGAGCTCGGGCGAGAAGCGGCGACTCGGCCACATCACGAAGGCGGGCAACCGGCGCGCGCGCTATCTCCTGGTCGAGGCGGCGTGGCGCATCCTCCGCTCCAAGTCAAGCGACACCGCGGTGTTGCGGGCGTGGGCGCAGCGCATCCTGCATCGCCGCGGCACGAAGATCGCGGCGGTCGCGCTGGCGCGGCGGCTCGCGGGCATCCTCTATGCGATGTGGCGGGACCAGCGGGCGTACGACGCGGGCCACCTGCGGACGCCGCAGCCCGTGCCGGCGTCCGCCGCATGA
- a CDS encoding RelA/SpoT domain-containing protein, producing MAWVTPLHSRSQVDAAGAFLATFDFESPRFLDAYEVLDNWRSAHALPLHSIQKTLRRRARAVYPHALLAQRLKRVYSTVEKLRRFPGMKLSRMQDIGGCRAVVTSVRQVRWLEARYLADGEVIASHKDYISEPKESGYRGVHLVYRYTSDQSPGHNGLLVELQVRSRLQHAWATAVETVGTFTSQSLKASEGAESWLRFFSLVSSAFAFMERSPLVPGTPTSARALQKATAELSSALSVKRMLSLYGGALNVTADPERKSAHYFLLSLNPSDAAGSPNSLEIRQYNRDEFRKASEEYAELERSLRPGSGAQAVLVAADSLKSLRRAYPSFFLDTTRFLDALDDVLSGPGRSSARVR from the coding sequence ATGGCCTGGGTAACGCCGCTGCACTCGCGCTCGCAGGTGGATGCCGCTGGGGCGTTTCTTGCGACGTTCGACTTTGAGAGCCCTCGCTTTCTCGATGCGTACGAGGTTTTGGACAACTGGCGCTCCGCCCACGCGCTTCCGTTGCATTCCATTCAGAAGACGCTGCGGCGAAGAGCTCGCGCGGTTTATCCTCACGCGCTGCTGGCGCAGCGGCTCAAGCGCGTCTACTCCACCGTCGAGAAACTCCGACGCTTTCCGGGAATGAAGCTGTCTCGGATGCAGGATATCGGAGGCTGTCGAGCCGTAGTGACATCCGTACGTCAGGTCCGTTGGCTTGAGGCGAGGTATCTTGCCGACGGAGAGGTGATCGCGAGCCACAAGGACTACATCTCAGAGCCCAAAGAGTCCGGCTATCGCGGCGTTCATCTTGTCTACCGCTACACTAGCGACCAGTCACCAGGCCACAACGGGCTTCTCGTCGAGTTGCAAGTACGCTCGCGACTCCAGCACGCGTGGGCGACAGCCGTTGAAACCGTGGGGACTTTCACTTCCCAGTCCCTGAAAGCGAGTGAAGGGGCAGAATCCTGGCTGCGATTCTTTTCTCTTGTCAGTTCTGCGTTTGCATTTATGGAACGCTCTCCGCTCGTGCCGGGCACTCCGACCAGTGCACGCGCGCTTCAGAAGGCAACCGCCGAGCTGAGCTCTGCCCTTAGTGTAAAGAGAATGCTTTCTCTGTACGGCGGTGCGCTCAACGTCACCGCAGATCCTGAGCGCAAGTCTGCACACTACTTCCTCCTGTCTCTCAATCCCTCCGACGCCGCCGGATCTCCTAACTCCCTCGAGATTCGACAGTACAATCGCGACGAGTTCCGAAAGGCCAGCGAGGAGTATGCAGAGCTAGAGCGTAGTCTTCGTCCAGGTTCTGGTGCGCAGGCGGTCCTCGTTGCGGCGGACTCGCTAAAGTCCCTGCGGCGAGCCTACCCTAGCTTCTTTCTGGATACCACGCGGTTTCTCGATGCACTTGATGACGTACTGAGCGGCCCGGGTCGCTCGTCAGCACGTGTCAGGTAG